CCACCACTGTTACGTAAACTAAGTTGTGTTGCAAGCAGTGTAAAGTATCACATAAGGAATAAAAGGCTAACATACCAATTCCCACTGTTTTATTGTAAGAAAGAATCTTGATTGGTGTTCTTTGTCCATTGATACCTTTGTTGGTTTGCCTCCTGTCAAAAGTCATCAGTGTTCAAATTATaaactaaatactgactgaaaAATGCTTTTTAGGATGCACTGTTAATGCAAAATTGAACTAAAGTTCATTTATTCTTACATAAACATTGCTTCTTTGGTAGTCACACGTTTGTTATACCCGCCCATAGAGTGATACACGCGAGCACTGCATGGCAGTGATTTGGGTCTTTGACAGCGCCATTCTTCTCCAGTGCGAGAATCTTTGTAATCACAGCAGCAATCTCCAGTCCCCATCCTCTCCAGTCCATTCTTGTCCCACTTCACATTACACTTCACTATTTCTGTCAACCTGGTCCCTTTTGGTCCTGGTCCTTCAAAATATCCATTAAAGAAAACTCTGTCAGAGTCAGTGTCTCTGTGATGCTTGAGGACCTGCACAGCTTCACTGGAGTGGATCAGACGCACAGCCACCTGTGCCTCTCCAACCCACGGCAGAAGAAAACGCACAGAGTAGGAGCCATTGAGCAAATCCACCACCTCCCCAAACACACTGGCCTGTGACAGAACATCATTTTTAATTCTCAAATTAATGTCTATGAAGATTAGATAAAGATAAGAACTCCGTAAACATCAATGATACAGCAAACATGTAAGAGATACCTTACTGGGACCTTTGGATGAGAAAAGCTTTGCTTGAAAGAAATCCCCTCCATAAAGTTTAGATCTATTGTTAAAGTCCCTGGCATGGATAGTAACAAAAAGCTCCTCCCCTATTTGGTAGCTGTCTTTCAGGTTCTGAATGATGAAAGTGGAGTGATCTGGACTTGTACTCATAGACACATTTGTGATTGTTGTGTCTGGTCCAGCCCAGTAAAGAGTCTGCTGTAAACTGAAGTAACTTTCTAAACTGATTCCAAATTCAGagtaaaatgaacttgaacttgaccCTGAGTCTTCTGAACTCATTTCTAGCTGAACATCTGCAGGAGAGGTGGAGAAGTTTCTGGAGTTGTAAAGTTTTGCAAAGTGTTGTGACAAAAAGCTGATTGGAGGATGTTTATCTTCTTTATTTGCCGCATAAGTCCATAAAACCTACAGAGTTAATAATTAAAAGTCAGAATGTTTAACATACTGTTTTTAAcctctttagttaaaaacatCGTTCCCTTCATcacagtggaataagattttgtgacttttccagattatctgtcaagattcatatacAAAAACTGAGCTTGATTCTGTCGTTCTAAAGAGGTGTAAAAAATTCACCAAAAGAGGCactttgggggtaaaaatgaccccaattgaaattaatgggaaattaatttttttcccCTCTTTTATGCactgatttttttacaaaaaaaattcaatgcattaagaataaatctgaaaatgttaACACGGAAaggtaggcctggtactagagAACAAATGCCatatagaaaagacatgctcaatcacacacacacaaacagtcagacacacgcaaacacacaaaTGTATGATTGCCACAGagagtattttttttacagaatttggcaaaaacagccacagatgcaaaacaaagatgtaaaaaGCTCACACAGGTGtgcgaacacacacacacacacacacacacacacacacacacacacagaaagacaaagtcacacacacacacacacacattcagtcaaatttctgtggcattttgtaaaaacagacatttcaaaatgaatCAAAAACTAGAAAattctactatttgaaataatatttatttttaatgtcctttaatgtttatataaacatgaatttacaaaatgtatcaaTATGTACtgatgttgagcagttggccgcattcagtaaaatgaatgggtttttatgttttttttaaacaccaaatggccaaattcaacacataacatctagatcaatttctaaaaaacaatttaaatcaaatttagatcataatttatgtgaatttttcataaaaaaaatgatatttttcaggcaagctaatggtgtagttaaggaattgagtggtaaacaggtacaaaagtactttgtatctcccaaaacacagcattaatgtatagatggaaAGTAAACgatatataaaaaatgatatattatttgtatcattaaaaatttatatatatttttgttatcaCTCCTTTAATCtcttgggtcatttttacccccaaggaaCTCTAACGTAGCTTTCAGGGCTTTAATTCATCACCttttaagaataaataataattaacagTGGAAAATTAAAACGAATTCGCACCgtgcatgtttatttaaaaacgaATAAGCAATGAACTGATTATCAAATGCAAAGTTGCTAAGTTCCAAAGTTATGTACAAAAACAAATAACTGAATAAGATACACCTA
This sequence is a window from Misgurnus anguillicaudatus chromosome 24, ASM2758022v2, whole genome shotgun sequence. Protein-coding genes within it:
- the LOC129438266 gene encoding NXPE family member 3-like isoform X1 — its product is MTHVASGNRMNIETHGLYIHRERPCLKMLFTSLCLGITGFLVLWTYAANKEDKHPPISFLSQHFAKLYNSRNFSTSPADVQLEMSSEDSGSSSSSFYSEFGISLESYFSLQQTLYWAGPDTTITNVSMSTSPDHSTFIIQNLKDSYQIGEELFVTIHARDFNNRSKLYGGDFFQAKLFSSKGPSKASVFGEVVDLLNGSYSVRFLLPWVGEAQVAVRLIHSSEAVQVLKHHRDTDSDRVFFNGYFEGPGPKGTRLTEIVKCNVKWDKNGLERMGTGDCCCDYKDSRTGEEWRCQRPKSLPCSARVYHSMGGYNKRVTTKEAMFMRQTNKGINGQRTPIKILSYNKTVGIDVTQKCRPGLHSPVPAGFYLNDVWTSFVCSTLHFTTQTTTQCLKDKHIYMMGDSTMRQWYEFLLKAVPTLKQMNLHVQYQAGPLLAVDVKNNIDLHWRSHGLPLRCRKTEVSNLHYVSNEIDDLTGGPHTVIVFNLGPHFTTYPLDYFTHRVLRIRKAVQDLLQRAPETTVIIKTVNTGYKDVFGSDWYSLQLDRILRWAFQDVGVYILDVWQMTACHYNKENIHPGPVIIKNEMDIFLSFICPE